The DNA window TGCAATTGCTTCTGTTTTCGAAATCCCCTGCACATTTCTTGGTGCATACGTAATGTTCTCAAGCACAGTTTTATGCGGGAACAAGTAGAAATGCTGGAACACCATTCCGACATTTTCACGTACCTTCATAATATTTGTGCTCTTATCTGTTACAACATCGTTTCCTATCGTAATAACGCCTTTCGTTGGTTCCTCTAATAAGTTTATACAACGTAAAAACGTTGACTTTCCCGAACCCGATGGACCAATAATAGCGATTACTTCTTTTTCTTTTATTTCAGTTGAAATCCCTTTTAACACTTCATTTTGTCCGAATGATTTATGCAAGTCTTCTACTTTAATCACTTCTTCTCATCCTCTTTTCTAGCATTTTACCAAGGAAGGTTAAAATGAGCGTCATAATATAATAAATCACACCAGCAACTATTAAGGCCTCTAAATAATGGTAATTAGAACCACCAACAACGGTTGCACGGCGCATAATATCTAGCGCCCCGATTACCGTTACAATCGCAGATTCCTTATTTAATGTAATAAATTCATTCATTAATGCAGGCATAATGTTCTTCATGGCCTGTGGTAAAATAATATCCTTCATCATTTTTGCGTATGGAATACCTAATGCAAGTGATGCCTCCTGCTGGCCTTTATCAACCGCATTAATACCACCTCGAATAACCTCAGAAATATAAGCACCTGAGTTTAAACCAAATGCAATAATAGCAGCTGGCATTGGATCAATTTGAATATCAAATAATTGAGGAATCGCATAGAAAATAAGCATTAATTGTAATACAAGCGGTGTTCCTCTAAAAATAGATGTATAAAAATCTGCTAGTAAACGTAATACAGTTATTTTCCCAATTTTACAAAGTGCTAGTAAAATACCGAGCACAAGACCCATGATAGTAGCTCCAATAACTATTTGAAGCGTGACACCTATTCCTTTTAAAATATAAGGAATAGAGGGAACGACTGCTGTGAAATCTAACACATCGTTGCCCTCCTTTCTTTTCAAGCTATTATGTTCAAATTCGCCACGTCGTTTATACGTCTGCTGAATCAATTACGACTCGGAATAATTACGTCCAGATTTTGAATCGTGCTTCCACGATTAAATTCTTTCAAAATCTGTGATATCCGTCCCGAGGCTTTCACTTCTTTTAGCGGGTGTTTGGACACCCAATGAAAAAGCCTAAATCTTGTATTCATTTCTCCACCTTTAGAGGTGAGAGACTTCTGCTCCTGCGCAAGCTCGTCGCAAAAAAACATTTGCTGTATGAAGTTAATGTTATTCTGCTTCTACAACAAACCATTTCTGTCTTAATTCTTCAATCTTGCCGTTATCGATTAATTCTTGAATTGCTTCGTCAAATTGTGCTTTTAATTCGCTTCCCTCTGGGAATACAGCTGCTTTATAGTCAGCATCATCTATTGCAACTGGGAAGAAAGCTAAATCGTCATTACGTTTAACATAGTTTTCAGCTACGATATCTTCAATGATTGCAGCATCAAATCGTTTCGTCATTAAGTCTTGGAAAACTTCTGGAATTAAGTTACGGCTTTCAATTGTCATATCTACAGTTTTTGCCACTTCATTAGCAAGATCTTCTTGGATGGAAGATACTTGTACACCAACTGTTTTACCTGCTAAATCTTCAACTGTTTGAATACCACTATCTTTTTTAGTTACAACCATTTGAACTGTTTCGTTATAAGCAATAGAAAAGTCTACTACTTTATCCCGCTCCGGTGTTGGGCTCATTCCAGCTAGTACGAAGTCTACTTTTCCGGCTTGTATAGACGGGATTAAGCTGTTAAAGTCGATATTTTCAATTTTAATTTCATATCCTAATTTTTCACCGATTAATTTTGCAAGGTCTACGTCAAACCCGATAATGTCTTCACTAACTGCAGTGTCAACATATTCGAATGGTGGGTAGTCTGCAGATGTACCCATAACTAATACTTTTTTATCTTCTGTGTTTGTACCTTCACTACCTGTTTTTTCTTCTTTGTCCTTTGTACCACATGCTGCTAAAACAACAATTACTAGCACTAACATCAACATAAATAATTTATTTTTCATGATCTTACTCCTTTGTAATTTATATTTCTTTCATATAACGAATGATTGCCTTTTCAAGCATCCCCAAACCATCGTCGATTTGTTCCTTAGTTATAGTTAACGGTGGAATCATGCGAATGACTTCGCCTTCATTGCCACATAGATAAAAGAGCACGCCTTCTTCTAATGCATAGTCAAGAATTTTCATTACGGCTTGTCCATCAAACTCACCTGTTTGAGGATTTGAAATTTCAATTCCAATCATTAAACCAACCGAGCGGATGTCGCTAATAATAGGATAGTTCGCTTGAAGCTCTTTTAAACGCTCGGCTGCATAAGCTCCAATAACTTTTGAGTTCTCCACAAGTTTTTCCTCTTGAAGTATTTCTAAAGTTGTTAACGCAACTGAACACGCAATAGGATTTCCCCCGAATGTCGTACCATGCATTCCTAATGGCCATTTTTTCATTAATTCCTTAGAAGCAACTGTCGCACTTAGTGGTAAGCCTGATGCTATACCTTTTGCAATCGCCATAATGTCTGGCGTTACGTCGAAGTATTGTGCAGCAAACCATTCGCCTGTACGTCCAAAGCCCGTTTGCACTTCGTCAAAAATTAACAAAATACCATGCTCATCACAAATTTCTCGAATTTTCTTTACCCATGCCTTTGGAGGAATAATGTACCCTCCTTCACCTAGGACTGGCTCTAAAATAATACATGCCACTTCCTCAGGAGTAACTTGGTGTTTGAAAAGTCGTTTGAAATCCTTCTCTAGCTGTTCTACACAGTAAACTTCAGGATCCACTCCCTCAGGACTGCCTTTTTCGTCAGCATAAGGAATTTGGTAAGACAAATGCGAGGGCTGTAAAAACTTACGATATTTACTTTTCGATGTCGTCACACCTAATGCACCCAGTGAACGACCGTGAAAACAACCGGTAAATGACACAACATATGGGCGTTGTGTCACGAATTTCGCGAGTTTCAATGCACCTTCCACTGCCTCCGTTCCACTATTTGCGAAGAAGAAGCAATCTAAATTCCCTGGTAAAACCTCGCCAAGATTTTTTGCTAGCTTTAAAATCGATTCGTACATAATGACACCTGATGGGCCATGAACAAGTTGATCTGCTGCATCCTTAATGCTTTGCACGATCTTTGGGTGACGGTGTCCTGTATTGGCTACCGCAATCCCAGATGTAAAATCCAAATACGTCTTACCGTCTACTCCATAGTAGTAGCAGCCTTCTTCCTTCACAATCGGAATATTTGGATGATCTTTTGCCATACTTGGAGCTAAATAATCTCCCATATTTTCATATAATTCCAACCAGTTACTCATGCTGTTCACACTCACTTTTCTACAAGTTATTACAATGACTACACACACTATTTATGGAAGTTAGTAAATGCTTAAATCATCTACTATCTACGAAAAATTTAATAACATTGATTTAATATAAGCCTATATGTATAAATATTCAATAGGAAATTTCATGAATTTTAAAGTTTAAATTGTATGAAGTTTCAGAAATAAATTACACTCTTGTGTCGAAATAAGTTCTAAACATATTTTGGACTTACAACAAGGAAGTATACTCAAATTTTTTCCAAACCTTACATACTTCTAAACTTTGATTCTCCTAATAAGTACGTAAAATCGACTGCCCTGTCCAGCTACTTTATGAATGGAAAGCATACTATAGCAGTATGAAAAATAGGAGGGAAATCCAATGTCTAATGCTTATTTAGATTTATTAGCTAATTTTGGAATTGGAGGTGCACATCCTGGAGGATTCAATCTTACCCAATCTATATGGAAAGATATAAACATACACCCAACTGAATCAGTGCTAGAAATAGGTTGTGGAACGGGACAGACAGCAGCATTCTTAGCTGAAAGATTTAATTGTCTAGTGACTGCAATAGATAATCATCCAATAATGGTAGAAAAAGCGAGGGAAAGATTTAAAAGCAATGAAAGCACTGTTAAAGCGATCGAAGGAGACGTACAAAGTTTGCATTTTGTAGATCATTCCTTCGATTATATTATAGCCGAGTCCGTTATCGTTTTTACTGATATTTCAAAGACATTACATGAACTTTCCAGAGTTTTAAAAAGGGATGGGAAATTGTTTATGATCGAAATGACCGCTGAACAACATTTGACAGAAGACTTAAAAGGAAAAATATCTAGCCTATATGGCATCCATGAAATTTTAACTGAAGAAGAGTGGATAGAACGGTTACAACAGGCGGGATTCGCTCAGATTGACTTAATAAATACTCCATCTGAACTTGTTCAAAGTGAAATAGATGACATGAATCAATCAGAAAAAATTGATAGGAATCTCTTCGATTTATGGGAGGAACATAATCGTTTTATACTTCATAATCGTCATGTTATTGGATTTCGTGCATTTAGATGCCATGTAAAATAATTCGCACCGTTTATTTATTAATTGGAAAGTCAGACCCTGCTATTATTTCTTTAGATGATTTGGAATATAGCTCGTTGTGACGAAAAGGACCTCGATTCTTCTGGAAGGTATTAACAATCTGATAACCTATATAATAACCAATCCATTTAGGTAATGGACTTCTGTCTTTGCCGAATAAAAAATGATGATGATTTTTAACACCTTTTACATCTAACGAAGGGATAAAGTGTTCTTTCCATAATTCAATAGCATCTCTCAATGAATAGAGATTTGACCATGGACCTAACCATTTTTCACCATATAAGTCCTTGACCGCATATTCCCCAAGACCCTCAATAATTAGTGAATCCTTCAGAGAGATTTTTTCAGGAGATAAATCCAAATAGCTTAGTCTGCAAACATGGTTATATTCATGTGCTAATAAAGCCTTTATTTCTTCTCTTGCTAGTTCAGTTGATAAAAATAAAAATAGTGCCTTTCTATAAGCTACCCCATTTTTATTAGGTATTTGCTCTCCAAATTTGGAACTTACTTTTTTTATAGGAAAAATATAAATGGGAACCTTTGGGCCATCCCATAATCTTCTGAGCATTTTATATTCTTCTTTCACAACTTGCCAAACATTTTGTGTTTCCATTTCTTTTACTTTATCTTTTAAGGTCAACCATTCATTTGGATCAAATAATCCGTGTCTTAGGAGTTCATATTGACATGCTTGAGAGTTTATATGAGGAAATAATTTCATGATTGGATCACTAATTACCTCA is part of the Psychrobacillus sp. FSL H8-0483 genome and encodes:
- a CDS encoding amino acid ABC transporter permease produces the protein MLDFTAVVPSIPYILKGIGVTLQIVIGATIMGLVLGILLALCKIGKITVLRLLADFYTSIFRGTPLVLQLMLIFYAIPQLFDIQIDPMPAAIIAFGLNSGAYISEVIRGGINAVDKGQQEASLALGIPYAKMMKDIILPQAMKNIMPALMNEFITLNKESAIVTVIGALDIMRRATVVGGSNYHYLEALIVAGVIYYIMTLILTFLGKMLEKRMRRSD
- a CDS encoding transporter substrate-binding domain-containing protein, which codes for MKNKLFMLMLVLVIVVLAACGTKDKEEKTGSEGTNTEDKKVLVMGTSADYPPFEYVDTAVSEDIIGFDVDLAKLIGEKLGYEIKIENIDFNSLIPSIQAGKVDFVLAGMSPTPERDKVVDFSIAYNETVQMVVTKKDSGIQTVEDLAGKTVGVQVSSIQEDLANEVAKTVDMTIESRNLIPEVFQDLMTKRFDAAIIEDIVAENYVKRNDDLAFFPVAIDDADYKAAVFPEGSELKAQFDEAIQELIDNGKIEELRQKWFVVEAE
- a CDS encoding aspartate aminotransferase family protein; this encodes MSNWLELYENMGDYLAPSMAKDHPNIPIVKEEGCYYYGVDGKTYLDFTSGIAVANTGHRHPKIVQSIKDAADQLVHGPSGVIMYESILKLAKNLGEVLPGNLDCFFFANSGTEAVEGALKLAKFVTQRPYVVSFTGCFHGRSLGALGVTTSKSKYRKFLQPSHLSYQIPYADEKGSPEGVDPEVYCVEQLEKDFKRLFKHQVTPEEVACIILEPVLGEGGYIIPPKAWVKKIREICDEHGILLIFDEVQTGFGRTGEWFAAQYFDVTPDIMAIAKGIASGLPLSATVASKELMKKWPLGMHGTTFGGNPIACSVALTTLEILQEEKLVENSKVIGAYAAERLKELQANYPIISDIRSVGLMIGIEISNPQTGEFDGQAVMKILDYALEEGVLFYLCGNEGEVIRMIPPLTITKEQIDDGLGMLEKAIIRYMKEI
- a CDS encoding methyltransferase domain-containing protein — encoded protein: MSNAYLDLLANFGIGGAHPGGFNLTQSIWKDINIHPTESVLEIGCGTGQTAAFLAERFNCLVTAIDNHPIMVEKARERFKSNESTVKAIEGDVQSLHFVDHSFDYIIAESVIVFTDISKTLHELSRVLKRDGKLFMIEMTAEQHLTEDLKGKISSLYGIHEILTEEEWIERLQQAGFAQIDLINTPSELVQSEIDDMNQSEKIDRNLFDLWEEHNRFILHNRHVIGFRAFRCHVK
- a CDS encoding DUF2268 domain-containing putative Zn-dependent protease (predicted Zn-dependent protease with a strongly conserved HExxH motif) yields the protein MPVIQTQNWLYQFVELCEKQSGKGASLIQREVISDPIMKLFPHINSQACQYELLRHGLFDPNEWLTLKDKVKEMETQNVWQVVKEEYKMLRRLWDGPKVPIYIFPIKKVSSKFGEQIPNKNGVAYRKALFLFLSTELAREEIKALLAHEYNHVCRLSYLDLSPEKISLKDSLIIEGLGEYAVKDLYGEKWLGPWSNLYSLRDAIELWKEHFIPSLDVKGVKNHHHFLFGKDRSPLPKWIGYYIGYQIVNTFQKNRGPFRHNELYSKSSKEIIAGSDFPINK